The Streptomyces sp. NBC_00306 sequence GGAAGTTGATCCCCTTGACGACCCGTCCGTTGTCCACGTCCAGACAGGGGATGACACGGACCGCGAGGCTCATCCGGCACCTCCCCGGTACGCCTCGACCTCCACCTCGACGACCAGGCTCGGGTCGACGAAGCCGGAGACGATGAGCATGGACGCGGCGGGGCGGACCTCGCCGAACAGCTCCTTGTGCGCGCGGCCGACGTCCTCCACGTCACGCGCGTGCGTGAGGTACATCCGCGTCCGCACCACGTGCTCCCGGCCGAGGCCGAGTTCCTTCAGCGCGTCGATGGCGACACCGAACGCGGTGACCGCCTGCTCGTAGGGGCCGCCCGCGGAGATCTGGCCGCCGACGGTCGACGTGCAGCCGGAGACGAGGACCAGGCCGGTCGGCAGCTCGACGGCGCGGGAGTAGCCGAAGGACTCCTCCCACGGGTTCTCCGAGGCGAGACGGCGTACGGAATCGGTCATGCCGACACCGCCGCGAGCGCCTCTTCCAGCGTGAACGCCTTGGCGTACAGCGCCTTTCCGACGATCGCGCCCTCGACACCGGCGGGGACCAGCGAGGAGAGGGCCCGCAGATCGTCGAGCGAGGAGACGCCGCCGGAGGCGACGACCGGCTTGTCGGTCGCGGCGCAGACGTTCTTCAGGAGCTCCAGGTTGGGGCCCTGGAGAGTGCCGTCCTTGGCGATGTCGGTGACGACGTACCGCGCGCAGCCCTCGGAGTCGAGGCGGGCCAGCGTCTCGTAGAGGTCGCCGCCGTCGCGCGTCCAGCCGCGGCCGCGCAGGGTCGTGCCCCGGACGTCCAGGCCGACCGCGATCTTGTCGCCGTGCTCGGCGATGACCTTGGCGACCCACTCCGGGGTCTCCAGGGCGGCCGTGCCCAGGTTGACTCGGGTGCAGCCGGTGGCGAGGGCCGCGGCGAGCGAGGCGTCGTCGCGGATGCCGCCGGACAGCTCCACCTTGATGTCCATGGCGCGCGCGACCTCGGCGATCAGCTCGCGGTTGTCGCCGGTGCCGAACGCGGCGTCCAGGTCGACGAGATGCAGCCATTCCGCGCCCGAGCGCTGCCAGGCCAGGGCGGCCTCCAGGGGGGAGCCGTAGGACGTCTCGGTGCCGGACTCGCCGTGCACCAGCCGGACGGCCTGGCCGTCGCGGACGTCGACTGCGGGAAGGAGTTCAAGCTTCGGCATTACAGCGTCTCGATCCAGTTGGTCAGCAGCTGGGCGCCGGCGTCGCCGGACTTCTCGGGGTGGAACTGGGTCGCCCACAGCGCGTTGTTCTCCACGGCGGCCACGAAGCGCTCGCCATGGGTGGCCCAGGTGATCTGGGGGGCGCGGATGGCGGCGTTGGTGACCTCCAGCTCCCACTCGTGCACGGCATAGGAGTGCACGAAGTAGAACCGGGTGTCGTCGTCGGTGCCGGCGAACAGCTTGCTGCCGGCCGGTGCCTCGACGGTGTTCCAGCCCATGTGCGGGACGACGGGCGCCTTGAGCGGGCCGACCGTGCCGGGCCACTCGTCGAGGCCCTCGGTCTCCACACCGTGCTCGATGCCGCGGCCGAACAGGATCTGCATGCCCACGCAGATGCCCATGACGGGGCGGCCGCCGGAGAGCCGGCGGCCGATGATCCAGTCGCCGCGGGCGCGCTTGAGGCCGTCCATGCAGGCGGAGAACGCGCCGACGCCCGGGACGAGGAGTCCGTCGGCGTTCATCGCCGTGTCGAAGTCACGGGTGATCTCGACGTCCGCGCCGACCCGGGCCAGCGCCCGCTCGGCGGAGCGGATGTTGCCGAATCCGTAGTCGAAGACGACGACCTTCTTCGGAGTGCTCATTCCCAGATCCCCTGGATCCGCAGGACACCGGCGACCAGGCACATCGCGGACCCGATACCGAGGAGCACGACGAGGCCCCGGGGCATGTCCTGCTTGATGAAGGAGTACACACCGCCGGCGAGGAAGAGCCCGACGACGATGAGAACGGTGGAGAGGCCGGTCACAGGGCGCCCTTCGTGGACGGGAGGATGCCGGCCGCGCGCGGGTCGCGCTCGGACGCGTAACGCAGGGCGCGGGCCAGCGCCTTGAACTGGCACTCGACGATGTGGTGCGCGTTGCGGCCGTACGGCACGTGCACGTGCAGCGCGATCTGGGCCTGCGCGACGAACGACTCCAGGATGTGCCGGGTCATCGTCGTGTCGTACTCGCCGATCATCGGCGCCATGTTCTCGGGCTCGGTGTGCACGAGGTACGGACGCCCCGACAGGTCCACGGTGACCTGGGCGAGGGACTCGTCCAGCGGCACGGTGCAGTTGCCGAAGCGGTAGATGCCGACCTTGTCGCCGAGCGCCTGCTTGAAGGCGTTGCCGAGCGCGAGTGCGGTGTCCTCGATGGTGTGGTGCGAGTCGATGTGGAGGTCGCCCTCGGTCTTCACGGTGAGGTCGAACAGCCCGTGCCGGCCCAGCTGGTCGAGCATGTGGTCGTAGAAGCCGACCCCGGTCGCGACATCGACCTTCCCGGTGCCGTCGAGGTCGATCTCGACGACGACGGACGTCTCCTTGGTGGTGCGTTCGACCCGTCCTACGCGGCTCATGCGCTCTGCTCCTTCTTGCTGCGTTCCTTCATCAAAGCGCGAACCGCATCGAGGAACGCGTCGTTCTCTTCGGGGGTGCCGGCGGTGACCCGCAGCCATCCGGGTACGCCGTTGTCACGGACCAGGACGCCGTGGTCGAGGATCTGCCGCCAGGCCTCGTGCGCGTCGGGGAACCGTCCGAACTGCACGAAGTTGGCATCGGACTCGGTGACCTCGTACCCGATGGCGAGCAGCTCGGCGACCAGGCGGTCGCGCTCGGTCTTCAGCTGCTCGACGTACCCGAGCAGGGTATCGGTGTGTTCGAGGGCGGCGAGCGCGGTGGCCTGGGTGACGGCCGACAGGTGGTACGGCAGGCGGACCAGCTGGACGGCGTCGACCACGGCGGGATCGGCGGCGAGATAGCCCAGGCGCAGTCCGGCGGCGCCGAAGGCCTTGGACATGGTGCGCGACACCACGAGATTCGGCCGGCCCTCGATCAGCGGCAGCAGCGAGGGGCGGTGGCTGAACTCCACGTACGCCTCGTCGACCACGACCAGGGACGGCTTGGCCGCCTGCGCCGCGTCGTACAGGGCGACGACGGTCTCGGCATCGACCGCGGTGCCCGTGGGGTTGTTGGGCGAGGTGATGAAGACGACGTCCGGCCGGTGCTCGGCGACGGCCTCCCGGGCCGCCGCCACGTCGATGGTGAAGTCGGCTTGGCGCGGGCCGGAGATCCAGGCGGTGCCGGTGCCCCGGGAGATCAGACCGTGCATCGAGTACGAGGGCTCGAAGCCGATGGCGACACGGCCCGGCCCGGCGAAGGTCTGGAGCAGTTGCTGGATGACCTCGTTGGAGCCGTTGGCCGCCCAGACGCCCGCGGCGCCCACCTCGTGCCCGGTGGTGCGGGTGAGATAGCGGGCGAGCTCGGTGCGCAGCTCGACGGCGTCCCGGTCGGGGTAGCGGTTGAGGCCGCGGGCGGCCTCGCGGACCCGCTCGGTGATCCGGTCGACCAGCGCCTCGGGCAGCGGGTAGGGGTTCTCGTTGGTGTTCAGCCGGACGGGCACGTCCAGCTGGGGCGCGCCGTACGGGGACTTGCCGCGCAGCTCGTCCCTGATGGGGAGATCGTCGATGCCGGTCACTTCTGCGGCACCTTCCAGCCGAAACGCGCCTTCATGGCGGCGCCGTGCGCCGGCAGGTCCTCGGCCTCGGCCAGGGTGACCACGTGATGGGTGACCTCGGCGAGGGCGTCGCGGCTGTAGTCCACGATGTGGATGCCGCGCAGGAACGACTGGACGGACAGTCCCGAGGAGTGGCAGGCGCAGCCGCCGGTCGGCAGCACGTGGTTGGAGCCCGCGCAGTAGTCACCGAGGGATACGGGGGCCCAGGGGCCGACGAAGATCGCTCCGGCGTTGCGGACGCGGGCGGCGACCGCGGCGGCGCCAGTGGTCTGGACCTCCAGGTGCTCGGCCCCGTAGGCGTTGACGACCCGCAGACCCGCCTCGATGTCGTCGACCAGGACGATCGCGGACTGCTTGCCCCCCAGGGCCGGCAGGATCCGGTCGACCACGTGCTTGGTGGCCGCGACCTGCGGCTCCAGCTCCTTCTCGACCGCGTCGGCCAGCTCCGGGGAGTCGGTGACCAGCACCGCGGCGGCCATCGGGTCGTGCTCGGCCTGGCTGATCAGGTCGGCGGCGACGTGCACCGGGTCGGCGGTGTCGTCGGCGAGGACCGCGATCTCGGTCGGGCCGGCCTCGGTGTCGATGCCGATGCGTCCGGTGAAGTAGCGCTTGGCGGCGGCGACCCAGATGTTGCCCGGGCCGGTGACCATGTTGGCGGGGGCGCACCCGTCGGGTCCGGAGGTTCCGTACGCGAACATCGCGACGGCCTGGGCGCCGCCGGCCGCGTACACCTCGTCGATGCCGAGCAGCGCGCACGCGGCCAGGATCGTCGGGTGCGGACGGCCGCCGGCCGGGTCACCGTCGAAGCGGGGCCTCTGCGGAGGGGAGGCGAGCGCGATCGACTCGACGCCCGCTTCCTGCGCCGGCACGACGTTCATGATCACGGAGGAGGGATAGACGGAACGGCCGCCCGGGGCATAGAGCCCGACGCGCTCGACGGGCACCCACTTCTCGGTGACCGTGCCGCCGGGGACGACCTGGGTGATGTGCTCGGCGCGGCGCTGCGCCCGGTGCACGATCCGGGCGCGCCGGATCGACTCCTCCAGCGCGGCCCTGACCTCGGGGTCGAGCTGCTCCAGCGCCTCGGTGAGCGCGGCGCGGGGCACCCGCACCTGCGTCAGCGTGACGCCGTCGAACTTCTCCGCGTAGTCGATCAGCGCCGCCGTGCCCCGATGATGCACGTCCTCGCAGATGGGCCGCACCTTCTCCAGGGCGGCTTCCACGTCGAACTCGGCACGGGGCAACAGGTCACGCAGAGCAGCGCCCTCGGGGAGGGCGTCGCCGCGCAGATCGATTCGAGAGATCACGCAGACAATTCTCTCAGACCGGGTCCGGCCTCCGATCGTCCGTATCAATGGCTGATACACGCCACTCTTTTTGACCATGACCACATGCGTTCAGTTGGTTACTCAGCGGGAAGAACAGCTGTACGAGCCAAGGAAGCGGAGGAGCGGCAGTGACCGAGCCGCTGGACGACGGTCCTCCCGACGGGCTGAGCCCGCCCGAGGAACGCATGTGGAACGCCTTCCGGAACGGAAGCACATACGACCTGAGCGATCCCAATCCCCTGTTGAACGACCCCTTCTCGCCACGCCCCTGGGGTCCCGACCGCAGTGTCCGCGCGTCGATCGTCGCCCGGCTGCTGCTGAGCGGACCGACCGCCCGCCCCGGACGGGTGGCCGCGCTGAAGCTGCGCGGGATCCAGATCACCGGCACCCTCAAGCTCGCCGGCGGCAGCATCGCCCCGTACGTCGAGCTGAACGGCTGCCGCTTCGAGAACGAACTGCTCATGCCCGAGGCGCATTTCACCACCGTGCGCATGGTCGGCTGCGCCATCCCGCGGATCGAGGCGGCCCGGCTGCGCACCGAGGGCGATCTCCACCTGCCGCGCTGCCGCGTCGAGCACGGCATCCGGCTCACGGACGCCCAGATCGGCACCGACCTGCTGATCAACCAGATCCATGTGCGGCCCGACCGCAGGGGCCGGGCGATCACCGCGGACGGCATGTCGGTCGCGCAGGACTTACAGGCGGAACTGATAGAGACCTACGGCGAGTTCAGCCTGCGCGGCGCGAAGGTCGGCGTCTCGCTCAGCCTGCGCGGCAGCAGACTGCGGGCCGCGGGCGAGCGCCGGGCGCTGAACGCACCCCAGCTCAGCGTGGAGCGGACGCTCTACATGACGGGCGCGTGGGTCAGCGAGGCCACCGGCAACCAGGGCGCCACTCCCCCGTTCGGCACCCCTCGGGGCAGCACCGCGGGGCGCGGGACGAGACTTCAGCCGTTCGAGTGCCGGGGCGGGGTGCGTCTTGATGACGGCCGGTTCGGTGACGCGATCGATCTGAACCGTGCGCGGTTCGTGCTGAACGCGCGCGAGGAGCTGTCACTGCGCCGGATCGTGACACCCGAGCTGCGGTTCAGCGCCGAGCGCCCCGAGGAGGGCCGGGTCGTGCTGAACGGCGCGAAGGTCGTCACCCTGATCGACATGGCGGTCAGCTGGCCGGGCCCGGGAGGACTCGCGATGGGCGGGTTCGTCTACGAGAACCTCGTCCCGTACGAGGAGTTTCCGCTGAGCAGACGGCTGGAATGGGTGGCCTCGGCGACCCCCGAGTACTCCCCCGAGCCGTACGAACGCCTCGCGACCGTGCTGCGCAACAGCGGCGAGGACGAGGACGCCCGGGAGGTGCTGCTGGCCAAGCAGCGCAGACGCCGCGAGACGCTGCCCCTGGCCGGAAAGCTGTGGGGTCTGCTCCAGGACTGGACGGTGGCGTACGGCTACCGGCCAGGACGGGCCGCGCTGTGGATGGCGGTCCTGTGGGCGGCCGGCACGGTCGCCTTCTCCCAGGTGGAACCGGCGCCGATCAAGTCCGGGGAGCATCCGGAGTGGAACGCCCCGTTGTACGCGCTGGATCTGCTCGTGCCGGTGATCAATCTCGGCCAGGACGGCTACTGGCTGCTTGACAGCCGCTGGCAGTGGGCCGCCGCCGCGCTGGTGCTGTTGGGGTGGATTCTCGCCACGACGGTCGCGGCCGGCGCGTCCCGTCTCCTGCGGCGCGGCTGAGTCACTTTCTTTACGCTCTCTTGGCTTCCGTCAGGACAACCATCCGGCCGCCACCAAAGCTTCACAGCAATCCTCTGGCGCCGCCCCCACCTGCGGTTTTCAATGGTCCGCACCATGTCATTGCTTCGAGTCCTGATGCGCACCGCACGGAGGGTCCGCACCGCCCCGCGGATCGCCCACGGTCTGCCGCCCGACCAGGCGGTTCTGCTCGACGCGCCCGACGAACGGCTCAGCCCTGCCCTCGTGGCGGCAGCGTTCGGGGAGTGGGAACCGGCCGCCAAACTGCTCGCGACCACACGGGAATCAGCCGATTGGGAGGACCGGGACCGCTACGTTCTGCGGCTCGCCGCCTTCGCCCTGAACCGGGACGAATGGCTCACCTCCTGGCTCGCCGTCGCGCCTCGCGACCCGGACGCGCTGGTCCTCAAGGCGGAGCTGGCCGTCCGCAGGGCCTGGGAGTCACCGGCGCGCGCCGAGCGGCTGCGCGAGGTCGGCCCGCTGCTGGACGCGGCGGCGGAGGCGGACCCGGACGACCCGGTGCCGTGGCGGATCGCCCTGGACCACGCGCGGGGGACCCATGCCACGCACACGGCCTTCGAGTCGCTGTGGGAGCAGGCCGTCCGCCGCTCCTCGCACCACTACGGATGCCACGTCGCGGCCCTGCAGTACCTGTCCGCCCAGTGGTACGGCTCGCACCGCGAGTGCTTCGACTTCGCCGAGCAGGCCGCGGCCGACGCACTGCCCGGGTCCCTGGTGCAGGCCCTGCCGGTGCGGGCGGCCTTCGCGCAACTGCTGAGCGGTGACACCAATTCCGTCCAGGACGACCGGATCGACGCGGCGGCCGATCTCGCGGTCGCCCTCTCGGCGGACTACGAGCCCGGCGACCCGTGGCCCGCGGAGGTCCGCAACCTGACGGCGTACGTGCTGGCGGGGCGGCGGCGCTGGGAACCCGCGCTGGAACAGTTCCGGCTCATCGGGCCGTATGCCACATCCTTCCCGTGGAACCACCTCTCGGACGATCCGCTCGGCCGGTTCCTCGACGCACGGGACGCGGTACGGCTGCAGATCGCCTCCTCGAGACCTCTGCGGGCAAGGGCCGGACGAAGCGGGTCCGCGGACCATTAGGCTTGACCGTTGTGACCACCGCACGTCTCCCTCTCTTCCCGCTCAACTCGGTGCTGTTCCCGGGTCTCGTCCTGCCCCTGAACGTGTTCGAGGAGCGCTATCGCGCCCTCATGCGCGAACTGCTGAAGACGGACGAGTCCGAGCCGCGCCGCTTCGCCGTGGTCGCCATCCGCGACGGCCGGGAGGTCGCGCCGACGCTGCCCGGGATGCCGGACCAGACCGCTGTGCTTGAGCGCGGCCCCACGGCGGGCTTCGGCGACGATCCCGTCCAGGCCTTCCACCCCGTGGGCTGCATCGCCGACGCCGCCACCATCCGTGAGCGCGACGACGGCAGCTTCGAGGTGCTCGCCACCGGTACGACCCGGATCCGGCTGCTCTCGGTCGACGCGAGCGGCCCTTTTCTGACGGCCGAGGTGGAGGAGCTCCCGGAAGAGACCGGGGACGGCGCGGGAGCGCTCGCCGAGGGTGTGCTGCGGGCCTTCCGCAGCTACCAGAAGCGGCTGGCGGGGGCCCGCGAGCGCTCGCTGTCCACGGGAGCGGACCTGCCCGACGAGCCGTCGGTGGTGTCCTATCTGGTCGCGGCGGCGGCCGTGCTGGACACCCCCGCGAAGCAGCGGCTCCTGGAGGCGAAGGACACCGCGGCGCGGCTGCGCGAGGAACTGACGCTGCTGCGCGCGGAGACCGCGGTGATCCGGCATCTTCCGTCGCTGCCCGCGGTCGATCTGACGCGGGCGCCGACGAGCCCCAACTGAACAGGAGCCCCTCGACGTGGCGAAGAAGCCCAGGAAACCGGGCGGCACGCCCGCGACGGTCGCGCTGACCGCGGCGGGCACGGAGTTCACCGTGCACGAGTACGCCCACGACCCGGCGTCCGCGTCGTACGGCGAGGAGGCGGCCGAGGCGCTCGGTGTCTCCCCCGACCGGGTCTTCAAGACGCTTGTCGCGGACGTCGACGGCGAACTGACGGTCGCGGTGGTGCCGGTGGCGGGCAAACTGGATCTCAAGGCCCTGGCCACGGCGGTCGGCGGCAAACGCGCGACGATGGCGGACCCGGCGGCTGCGGAACGCACGACGGGTTACGTCCGTGGCGGGATCTCGCCGCTGGGCCAGCGCAAGCGCCTGACCACCGTGCTGGACGAGTCGGCGGCCGGCCACCCCACGATCTGTGTCTCGGCGGGCCGCCGCGGCCTGGAGGTCGAGCTCTCCCCGTCGGACCTGGCGGCCCTCACCTCCGCGGTGCTGGCACCGATCGGCCGCGCGTAGGGGCTCGACGGCAGGGGCCTCCTCGACCAGGTCCTGTCCTGGCGATCTTCGAGGATCAGCCTGTGGCGTCAGATGCGGCGCATCGCACGGCGAAGGATCGTCCTCGTACTGGGCGTACTCGGGCGACTCCGACAACACAGCGTGGGGGCGCCTCCCGTGCCCGAAGGGCTACGGGGGAGTGCCGTAGCTGTCGTCACAGGCCCGACAAGATCGCCCGGACAGGGCCTCGGACCATCCGTACGCGGAAGTCCGATGTGGAGGTACGTCCTCATGTCCAAACGCACCCGCAAGCGCAAGTGGCGCACCCGTAAGTCCAACCACGGCCACCGCCCGGCGTGACGGTCGCGCCCGTGCCGCGGAGGGTGGCCCTCACGGGGGCCCTTCGCGGCGCGGGCGCGCTGCGGCTTCCGTGTGACCGACGGCGGATCAGACCCCGGGATCAGGCGCCATGGGCTCCGGCCGGGTCCACGGCCCCGGGTCGGCCCCGCCGGCGAGGCCGGATAACCGGCCGCGCGTCAGGCCCCGGTCAGGCGCCGTGCCGCGGACCGGACTGCGGTCCGTGCTGCGAGACGTCCTGGGGACCGTAGGCGTCCCACTCCGGCTCCACGTCCCGTGGGCCGAACAACGCCGTCAGCGCCAGGTGGACCACCATCGCCGCCACCGGCCACGCCAGCAGCGCCCCGTGCGCGTTCAGCTCCAGCGGTGCGTCGAAGACGACCCCCTTGCCGACCTCGCGGGCGTGGGCGACCACGTCGTCCGTGGGGCCGAGCCATGT is a genomic window containing:
- the hisB gene encoding imidazoleglycerol-phosphate dehydratase HisB, encoding MSRVGRVERTTKETSVVVEIDLDGTGKVDVATGVGFYDHMLDQLGRHGLFDLTVKTEGDLHIDSHHTIEDTALALGNAFKQALGDKVGIYRFGNCTVPLDESLAQVTVDLSGRPYLVHTEPENMAPMIGEYDTTMTRHILESFVAQAQIALHVHVPYGRNAHHIVECQFKALARALRYASERDPRAAGILPSTKGAL
- a CDS encoding oxidoreductase, whose amino-acid sequence is MTEPLDDGPPDGLSPPEERMWNAFRNGSTYDLSDPNPLLNDPFSPRPWGPDRSVRASIVARLLLSGPTARPGRVAALKLRGIQITGTLKLAGGSIAPYVELNGCRFENELLMPEAHFTTVRMVGCAIPRIEAARLRTEGDLHLPRCRVEHGIRLTDAQIGTDLLINQIHVRPDRRGRAITADGMSVAQDLQAELIETYGEFSLRGAKVGVSLSLRGSRLRAAGERRALNAPQLSVERTLYMTGAWVSEATGNQGATPPFGTPRGSTAGRGTRLQPFECRGGVRLDDGRFGDAIDLNRARFVLNAREELSLRRIVTPELRFSAERPEEGRVVLNGAKVVTLIDMAVSWPGPGGLAMGGFVYENLVPYEEFPLSRRLEWVASATPEYSPEPYERLATVLRNSGEDEDAREVLLAKQRRRRETLPLAGKLWGLLQDWTVAYGYRPGRAALWMAVLWAAGTVAFSQVEPAPIKSGEHPEWNAPLYALDLLVPVINLGQDGYWLLDSRWQWAAAALVLLGWILATTVAAGASRLLRRG
- a CDS encoding LON peptidase substrate-binding domain-containing protein — its product is MTTARLPLFPLNSVLFPGLVLPLNVFEERYRALMRELLKTDESEPRRFAVVAIRDGREVAPTLPGMPDQTAVLERGPTAGFGDDPVQAFHPVGCIADAATIRERDDGSFEVLATGTTRIRLLSVDASGPFLTAEVEELPEETGDGAGALAEGVLRAFRSYQKRLAGARERSLSTGADLPDEPSVVSYLVAAAAVLDTPAKQRLLEAKDTAARLREELTLLRAETAVIRHLPSLPAVDLTRAPTSPN
- the hisD gene encoding histidinol dehydrogenase, translated to MISRIDLRGDALPEGAALRDLLPRAEFDVEAALEKVRPICEDVHHRGTAALIDYAEKFDGVTLTQVRVPRAALTEALEQLDPEVRAALEESIRRARIVHRAQRRAEHITQVVPGGTVTEKWVPVERVGLYAPGGRSVYPSSVIMNVVPAQEAGVESIALASPPQRPRFDGDPAGGRPHPTILAACALLGIDEVYAAGGAQAVAMFAYGTSGPDGCAPANMVTGPGNIWVAAAKRYFTGRIGIDTEAGPTEIAVLADDTADPVHVAADLISQAEHDPMAAAVLVTDSPELADAVEKELEPQVAATKHVVDRILPALGGKQSAIVLVDDIEAGLRVVNAYGAEHLEVQTTGAAAVAARVRNAGAIFVGPWAPVSLGDYCAGSNHVLPTGGCACHSSGLSVQSFLRGIHIVDYSRDALAEVTHHVVTLAEAEDLPAHGAAMKARFGWKVPQK
- the priA gene encoding bifunctional 1-(5-phosphoribosyl)-5-((5-phosphoribosylamino)methylideneamino)imidazole-4-carboxamide isomerase/phosphoribosylanthranilate isomerase PriA → MPKLELLPAVDVRDGQAVRLVHGESGTETSYGSPLEAALAWQRSGAEWLHLVDLDAAFGTGDNRELIAEVARAMDIKVELSGGIRDDASLAAALATGCTRVNLGTAALETPEWVAKVIAEHGDKIAVGLDVRGTTLRGRGWTRDGGDLYETLARLDSEGCARYVVTDIAKDGTLQGPNLELLKNVCAATDKPVVASGGVSSLDDLRALSSLVPAGVEGAIVGKALYAKAFTLEEALAAVSA
- a CDS encoding RidA family protein, with translation MTDSVRRLASENPWEESFGYSRAVELPTGLVLVSGCTSTVGGQISAGGPYEQAVTAFGVAIDALKELGLGREHVVRTRMYLTHARDVEDVGRAHKELFGEVRPAASMLIVSGFVDPSLVVEVEVEAYRGGAG
- a CDS encoding histidinol-phosphate transaminase: MTGIDDLPIRDELRGKSPYGAPQLDVPVRLNTNENPYPLPEALVDRITERVREAARGLNRYPDRDAVELRTELARYLTRTTGHEVGAAGVWAANGSNEVIQQLLQTFAGPGRVAIGFEPSYSMHGLISRGTGTAWISGPRQADFTIDVAAAREAVAEHRPDVVFITSPNNPTGTAVDAETVVALYDAAQAAKPSLVVVDEAYVEFSHRPSLLPLIEGRPNLVVSRTMSKAFGAAGLRLGYLAADPAVVDAVQLVRLPYHLSAVTQATALAALEHTDTLLGYVEQLKTERDRLVAELLAIGYEVTESDANFVQFGRFPDAHEAWRQILDHGVLVRDNGVPGWLRVTAGTPEENDAFLDAVRALMKERSKKEQSA
- the hisH gene encoding imidazole glycerol phosphate synthase subunit HisH, coding for MSTPKKVVVFDYGFGNIRSAERALARVGADVEITRDFDTAMNADGLLVPGVGAFSACMDGLKRARGDWIIGRRLSGGRPVMGICVGMQILFGRGIEHGVETEGLDEWPGTVGPLKAPVVPHMGWNTVEAPAGSKLFAGTDDDTRFYFVHSYAVHEWELEVTNAAIRAPQITWATHGERFVAAVENNALWATQFHPEKSGDAGAQLLTNWIETL
- the ybaK gene encoding Cys-tRNA(Pro) deacylase, whose translation is MAKKPRKPGGTPATVALTAAGTEFTVHEYAHDPASASYGEEAAEALGVSPDRVFKTLVADVDGELTVAVVPVAGKLDLKALATAVGGKRATMADPAAAERTTGYVRGGISPLGQRKRLTTVLDESAAGHPTICVSAGRRGLEVELSPSDLAALTSAVLAPIGRA